In one window of Anaerolineales bacterium DNA:
- a CDS encoding zinc metallopeptidase, producing the protein MFLLDPTYLLFMLPAFILMIIAQSYVSGAYKKWSKVPAQSRFTGAQAAERLITYGGLDVSVDGVRGKLTDNYDPRVKTLHLSEGVYNSSSVASLAIAAHELGHAMQDRDGYFPLRLRAALVPAVNIGSYLGWILILIGMLLRQTQLAWLGVIVFSGGAIFALATLPVELNASSRAKALLTNTGMIIGENEQRGVNSVLNAAALTYVAGLVTAVLQLLYFVTMVGGAGGRRR; encoded by the coding sequence ATGTTTTTATTGGATCCAACATATTTGCTGTTTATGCTCCCAGCATTTATATTAATGATCATTGCACAAAGTTATGTGAGCGGTGCATACAAAAAATGGAGCAAGGTGCCGGCTCAAAGCCGATTTACAGGTGCCCAGGCTGCCGAACGACTGATTACATATGGCGGTCTGGATGTCTCGGTTGACGGTGTGCGTGGGAAGTTAACTGATAATTATGACCCACGTGTGAAGACGCTGCATCTCTCTGAAGGCGTTTACAACAGCTCATCAGTCGCTTCGCTGGCAATCGCTGCCCATGAGCTTGGGCATGCCATGCAGGACCGGGATGGCTACTTCCCGCTACGATTACGGGCGGCCCTGGTCCCTGCGGTAAACATTGGCTCCTATTTAGGATGGATCCTCATCCTCATTGGCATGCTCTTGCGGCAGACGCAGCTTGCCTGGCTGGGTGTGATTGTCTTTTCGGGTGGAGCAATCTTCGCCCTGGCAACTTTACCGGTAGAGCTTAATGCCTCCTCACGGGCAAAAGCACTGCTAACCAATACGGGGATGATCATTGGAGAGAATGAGCAGCGTGGGGTTAACAGTGTTCTAAATGCTGCAGCCCTGACCTATGTCGCTGGTCTCGTAACCGCAGTTTTACA